A genomic segment from Chitinophaga niabensis encodes:
- a CDS encoding polysaccharide lyase 6 family protein, whose protein sequence is MLLTFLLAAGTISAKKIRVRSIAELQTAINSAAPGDVITMASGVYTTTEDITINRNGTKEQPITITTERTGAAEITGAGGFKIVSPSSWIVISGFKFTHAANKAVMEGGTAFCRWTRNIFINTGEGNYLTVIGNDHTVDYNTFQDKNSLGKFIGVRGTGKQIAERLWIHHNYFHNFSPQKGNGAEAVQFGLSGYSLSSSNSIFEYNLFENCAGENELLSVKSSAVTIRYNTIRDCKAQFTLRHGNFCKVYGNYFYNTPGIRIFGDDHIIYSNYFENCKPAINVGNGGAEVADGAPLTSHDRPDRVVIAFNTLLNNENNITRTERKEGIGSTFITIAYNIIQGGGEAMSIQGPLYVNPTFKGNVIFNTKGAGQMPESGYTTFDPKLTKDGHLQKGSPAIDAVKEGYPGITADMDGQERKGALDLGADEVSVQPVTARALHPADVGCNAK, encoded by the coding sequence ATGCTCTTAACTTTCCTGCTGGCTGCAGGTACTATCTCAGCCAAAAAAATACGCGTAAGGTCCATCGCTGAATTACAGACTGCTATTAACAGCGCCGCACCCGGAGATGTGATCACAATGGCCAGTGGTGTTTACACCACTACGGAAGACATTACCATTAACCGGAACGGAACAAAGGAGCAGCCCATCACCATTACCACGGAAAGAACAGGCGCCGCAGAGATCACCGGTGCAGGAGGTTTCAAAATAGTAAGCCCTTCTTCCTGGATTGTTATTTCAGGGTTTAAATTCACGCACGCTGCCAATAAAGCGGTGATGGAAGGCGGTACTGCTTTCTGCCGCTGGACGCGCAATATATTCATCAACACAGGAGAAGGTAATTATCTCACCGTTATCGGTAATGATCACACGGTAGATTACAATACCTTCCAGGATAAGAACTCTTTAGGAAAGTTCATTGGTGTAAGAGGTACAGGTAAACAGATCGCTGAAAGGCTCTGGATCCATCACAATTACTTCCATAACTTTTCTCCGCAGAAAGGGAATGGGGCAGAAGCCGTACAATTCGGGCTGAGCGGTTACAGCTTATCTTCCAGCAACAGCATCTTTGAATACAACCTGTTTGAAAACTGCGCAGGAGAAAACGAATTACTCTCTGTTAAATCCTCTGCCGTAACTATCCGTTACAACACCATCAGGGATTGTAAAGCGCAGTTCACTTTAAGGCATGGTAATTTCTGCAAGGTATATGGTAACTATTTCTACAACACCCCCGGCATTCGCATTTTTGGAGATGATCATATCATTTACAGTAATTATTTTGAAAACTGCAAACCTGCTATCAATGTAGGGAATGGTGGTGCGGAAGTAGCGGATGGCGCGCCTTTAACCAGTCATGATCGTCCTGATCGCGTAGTGATCGCATTCAATACACTCCTGAATAATGAGAATAACATTACCCGTACAGAACGCAAGGAAGGTATCGGTTCTACTTTTATCACCATTGCCTATAACATTATCCAGGGCGGGGGAGAAGCGATGAGTATACAAGGCCCGCTGTATGTGAATCCTACCTTTAAAGGGAATGTGATCTTTAATACCAAAGGTGCAGGGCAAATGCCGGAATCCGGTTATACTACCTTTGATCCTAAACTTACCAAAGATGGTCACCTGCAGAAAGGGAGCCCGGCCATTGATGCAGTAAAAGAAGGATATCCCGGTATCACCGCAGATATGGATGGCCAGGAACGTAAAGGCGCGCTGGACCTTGGGGCAGATGAAGTATCTGTACAACCTGTTACAGCACGTGCGCTTCATCCTGCAGATGTAGGATGCAATGCAAAATAA
- a CDS encoding sensor histidine kinase, whose amino-acid sequence MEDRIYDITALLSSLLAVIITFFIGSIIRYHRRYVRLQRERITAEIKSLENERKRIATDLHDSLGPLLSTVKLNMTSIEVTDPRDKQIIAKSGKYIDEIITSMRQISYDLLPNTLERRGLIEAITEFTNHIGHNDLLEVHVYAVNTITPDPEKDIHIFRVIQEIIHNTLKHANATKLDIGFSQDEKELLILVKDNGKGFNVEKAKQNSRGLGLKSMEIRMDIMHGSVSIHSVPGEGTHYYLRIPLG is encoded by the coding sequence ATGGAAGATAGGATATATGATATAACCGCACTATTATCTTCACTGCTGGCAGTGATCATCACTTTCTTTATCGGTTCCATTATCCGGTATCACCGGCGCTATGTGCGCCTGCAACGGGAACGCATCACTGCAGAGATCAAATCACTTGAAAATGAACGTAAGCGCATTGCCACAGACCTGCACGACAGCCTGGGTCCATTGCTCTCCACCGTTAAGCTGAACATGACGAGCATTGAAGTCACCGACCCGCGCGATAAACAGATCATTGCCAAATCAGGTAAGTATATAGATGAGATCATCACCAGTATGCGCCAGATCTCTTATGACCTGCTCCCCAACACCCTCGAAAGAAGAGGGCTTATTGAAGCTATCACAGAATTCACCAACCATATAGGGCATAACGATCTGCTGGAAGTACACGTTTATGCCGTGAACACTATCACTCCCGATCCTGAAAAGGATATTCACATCTTCCGCGTGATCCAGGAGATCATTCACAACACGCTCAAACATGCCAATGCCACTAAGCTGGATATTGGTTTCAGCCAGGATGAAAAAGAGCTCCTTATCCTGGTAAAGGATAATGGCAAAGGCTTCAACGTGGAAAAGGCCAAACAGAACTCCCGCGGCCTGGGCCTGAAAAGTATGGAGATCCGTATGGACATCATGCATGGATCCGTAAGCATCCACTCTGTGCCCGGCGAAGGCACCCATTATTATCTCAGGATACCTTTGGGATAA
- a CDS encoding acyltransferase family protein encodes MPAGDVSSRLQSLDALRGFDMFWIISGEEIFTQLAKATHHPVLETMAVQLHHSEWNGFTFYDLIFPLFIFIAGVSMPFAYAKAAVVGKKKIYSSLVRRTLILIVLGMVVNGLLHWEGYENTRFASVLGRIGLSCFFAALIYLNCSLRMRIIWVGILLIGYWAAMMLIPVPGFGAGVLTPEGNFAGYFDRLFLPGHLYREVFDPEGLFSTVPAIGSALLGVLTGDFLKSCEWSRTKKGSYLALAGVVSLILGYAWGLIFPLNKHIWTSSFVLVTAGWSLLLLSFFYLVIDAAGWKKWSMPFVWIGTNAILIYMASHGIVNFKHTSQYLFGGLIKFTPEAFHEVWLWCGVLAIELAALYFLYRKRWFLKI; translated from the coding sequence ATGCCGGCAGGGGATGTATCGTCCCGCCTGCAATCACTGGATGCATTAAGGGGTTTTGATATGTTCTGGATCATTAGCGGGGAGGAGATCTTCACCCAGCTTGCTAAGGCCACACATCACCCTGTACTGGAAACGATGGCTGTTCAGCTGCATCATTCCGAATGGAACGGCTTCACGTTCTATGACCTCATTTTCCCGCTTTTTATTTTTATTGCCGGGGTATCCATGCCTTTTGCCTATGCAAAAGCGGCCGTGGTCGGCAAAAAGAAGATATACAGCTCGCTGGTACGGCGTACCCTTATCCTCATTGTATTGGGCATGGTTGTGAACGGCCTGCTGCATTGGGAAGGATATGAGAACACCCGTTTTGCCAGCGTATTGGGCCGCATCGGCTTGTCCTGCTTTTTTGCGGCCCTGATCTACCTGAATTGCTCATTACGCATGCGCATCATTTGGGTAGGGATCCTCCTGATCGGTTACTGGGCGGCCATGATGCTGATCCCGGTACCCGGTTTTGGAGCCGGTGTTTTAACGCCGGAAGGGAACTTCGCCGGTTATTTCGACCGCCTCTTCCTGCCCGGCCATCTTTACCGCGAAGTATTTGACCCGGAAGGGCTGTTCTCTACTGTTCCTGCCATAGGCAGCGCCCTGCTGGGTGTACTCACCGGGGATTTCCTGAAGTCCTGCGAGTGGAGCCGGACGAAGAAAGGCAGTTACCTGGCCCTGGCCGGCGTAGTGTCTTTAATACTGGGCTATGCCTGGGGGCTTATCTTCCCGCTCAATAAACATATCTGGACCAGCTCTTTCGTATTGGTTACCGCCGGCTGGAGCCTGCTGTTGTTATCCTTCTTCTACCTTGTAATAGACGCCGCAGGCTGGAAGAAATGGAGTATGCCCTTCGTGTGGATCGGCACCAATGCCATCCTTATCTACATGGCATCGCATGGCATTGTTAATTTCAAACATACTTCCCAGTACCTGTTTGGAGGATTGATAAAGTTTACGCCCGAAGCATTTCATGAGGTGTGGTTGTGGTGCGGCGTACTGGCCATTGAATTAGCAGCGCTTTATTTCCTGTATCGCAAACGATGGTTCCTCAAAATCTAA
- a CDS encoding DUF1801 domain-containing protein has protein sequence MKKVDDYIARSAPFAQPILEHLRELVYKACPHAEETIKWGMPIFETYGANMCSMAAFKQHCAFGFWKASLLEDKQGILQAAENAMGSLGRITSLEDLPSEKILISYLREADALNRDNIKVPKVPKEKKELVTPRELAAALKKNKAATKVFDAFSYSCKKEYIDWIDEAKTEATKLKRVATAIEWIAEGKDRNWKYKK, from the coding sequence ATGAAAAAGGTAGATGATTACATCGCCAGATCTGCCCCTTTTGCACAGCCCATCCTTGAACATTTACGGGAACTCGTCTACAAAGCCTGTCCGCATGCGGAGGAAACTATTAAATGGGGCATGCCCATCTTTGAAACTTATGGCGCTAATATGTGCAGTATGGCCGCCTTTAAGCAGCATTGCGCTTTTGGCTTCTGGAAGGCTTCCCTGCTGGAGGACAAGCAGGGGATCCTGCAGGCGGCGGAAAATGCTATGGGGAGTTTAGGCCGGATCACTTCCCTGGAAGACCTGCCTTCTGAGAAGATCCTGATCTCCTACCTGCGGGAAGCGGATGCGCTGAACAGGGATAATATCAAAGTGCCTAAGGTACCTAAGGAGAAAAAGGAACTGGTAACACCCAGGGAACTGGCGGCTGCACTGAAGAAGAATAAAGCAGCTACGAAGGTGTTTGATGCTTTTAGCTATTCCTGCAAAAAGGAATACATTGACTGGATAGATGAGGCGAAGACGGAGGCTACGAAGCTTAAGCGGGTGGCTACCGCAATAGAGTGGATTGCTGAGGGGAAGGACAGGAACTGGAAATATAAGAAGTAA
- a CDS encoding response regulator transcription factor yields MNYDIRLVVADDHEIFLDGLALMLSRQENITLVGQAGDGRELLEVVAREKPDVVMTDIKMPRMDGITATREMIRLQPDARIIALSMFDEENQIVEMLEAGAKGYLLKNADKQEILDAIANVYEDRVYYCKSTSAKLAGMIAKSKFNPYKHKEQISFTEREQEIIQLICLQYTAQQIGDKIFLSKRTVEGYRTRILEKMNVRNTAGVVMYALKNNLIKEEDLL; encoded by the coding sequence ATGAATTACGATATCCGCCTTGTAGTGGCTGATGATCACGAAATTTTTTTAGACGGGTTGGCACTGATGCTTTCCCGCCAGGAAAATATTACCCTCGTTGGCCAGGCCGGAGATGGCCGGGAATTACTGGAAGTAGTAGCCCGGGAGAAACCGGATGTGGTGATGACGGATATTAAGATGCCCCGCATGGACGGTATTACCGCCACAAGGGAAATGATCCGCCTCCAGCCGGATGCGCGCATCATTGCACTTTCAATGTTCGACGAAGAGAACCAGATCGTTGAAATGCTGGAAGCCGGCGCAAAGGGATACCTGCTCAAGAATGCAGACAAACAGGAGATCTTGGACGCCATTGCCAATGTGTATGAGGACAGGGTGTATTACTGCAAAAGCACCTCCGCCAAACTGGCCGGCATGATCGCCAAGAGCAAATTCAATCCCTATAAACACAAGGAACAGATCTCCTTTACGGAACGGGAACAGGAGATCATTCAGCTGATCTGCCTGCAGTACACTGCCCAGCAGATAGGTGATAAGATCTTTTTAAGCAAACGCACCGTAGAAGGATACCGCACCAGGATCCTGGAGAAGATGAACGTGCGCAATACCGCCGGCGTAGTGATGTATGCCCTTAAGAACAACCTGATCAAAGAAGAAGACCTGCTTTAG
- a CDS encoding phosphocholine-specific phospholipase C, giving the protein MDTRREFLRKAALLSGAGGLANILPETIQRALAINPAPGSSYLDAEHVVFLMQENRSFDHCFGTLKGVRGYNDPRAIKLENGHSVFLQSNSAGETYAPFRLNIFDTKATWMSSLPHSWADQVDARNDGKYNRWLDVKSSGHKEYKHMPLTMGYYNREDIPFYYALADAFTVCDQHFCSSLTGTTPNRLYFWTGTIRHEMNAGAKANVYNSDVDYGKEASWKTFPEVLEENNVSWKIYQNEISVGVGLEGEEDAWLANFTDNSIEWFTQYHVDYYEPHVQYLKKLLETLPAEIEKEKDEAALKRKKTYLEYAKKVIEKVTQKPFDTLPQKEQHLHKKAFTTNRNDPDYHSLSTLKYNDGATEREVQLPKGDILHQFREDVKKGELPAVSWIVAPENFSDHPGAPWYGAWYLSEVMDILTQNPEVWKKTIFILTYDENDGYFDHVPPFVPPTPGKADAGKVSAGIDPSVEYVTFAAQEKRGARESAIGLGYRVPMVVASPWSRGGFVNSQVFDHTSDLQFLETFLSHKLKKKIASENITAWRRTVCGDLTSVFRPYNGEKIESPAALNKEAFIESVHKAKFKAPPANYKLLSPQEIAGPLSAIMPQQEPGIRPSCAIPYQLSADAKLSADRKKVVLRLKADNTLFGKKAAGAPFTVYGKGIRNYAVKAGDVLTDEWDAAAYALNVYGPNGFYREIKGDENDPRLDVTLDNAVLNFNNHGKETYTVEIKDVSYKGKSREVKVAAGKKASVPLTLDTSFGWYDLLITVQGAKGFARRYAGHVETGKPAFSDPLMGRTV; this is encoded by the coding sequence ATGGATACGAGACGAGAATTTTTACGCAAAGCAGCCCTGTTGTCAGGCGCAGGCGGATTAGCCAACATCCTGCCCGAAACCATTCAAAGAGCGCTGGCCATCAATCCCGCCCCTGGCAGCAGTTACCTGGATGCTGAACATGTAGTGTTCCTCATGCAGGAGAATCGTTCATTTGATCATTGCTTCGGTACCCTGAAAGGCGTAAGAGGTTACAATGATCCCAGGGCCATTAAGCTGGAAAATGGCCATTCCGTATTCCTGCAAAGTAATAGTGCAGGAGAAACCTATGCTCCCTTCCGCCTGAACATCTTTGATACCAAAGCTACCTGGATGAGTTCCCTGCCGCATTCCTGGGCAGACCAGGTAGATGCCCGCAACGACGGCAAATACAACAGGTGGCTGGATGTGAAAAGTTCAGGCCATAAAGAATATAAACACATGCCCCTTACCATGGGCTACTATAACAGGGAAGATATTCCTTTCTACTATGCACTCGCAGATGCCTTCACCGTATGCGACCAGCATTTCTGCTCTTCCCTGACCGGCACCACACCTAACCGGCTGTACTTCTGGACGGGCACCATCCGCCATGAAATGAACGCCGGCGCAAAAGCGAACGTATACAATTCAGATGTGGATTACGGCAAAGAAGCCAGCTGGAAAACTTTCCCGGAAGTGCTGGAAGAAAACAATGTTTCCTGGAAGATCTACCAGAACGAGATCAGTGTGGGCGTTGGTCTTGAAGGGGAAGAAGATGCCTGGCTGGCCAACTTCACAGATAACTCCATTGAATGGTTCACGCAATATCATGTGGACTATTACGAACCGCATGTTCAATACCTGAAGAAGTTGCTGGAAACATTACCGGCAGAGATCGAAAAAGAAAAAGACGAAGCAGCACTCAAACGTAAAAAAACATACCTCGAATATGCAAAGAAGGTGATAGAAAAGGTAACACAAAAACCTTTCGATACCCTGCCGCAGAAAGAACAGCACCTGCATAAAAAAGCATTCACCACTAACAGGAATGATCCTGACTATCATTCCCTGAGTACATTGAAATATAATGATGGTGCTACAGAACGGGAAGTGCAGTTACCCAAGGGAGATATCCTGCACCAGTTCCGTGAAGATGTGAAGAAAGGTGAATTACCGGCAGTATCCTGGATCGTAGCGCCGGAGAATTTCTCAGACCACCCGGGCGCTCCCTGGTATGGGGCCTGGTACCTCTCCGAAGTGATGGACATCCTCACACAGAACCCGGAAGTATGGAAGAAAACCATCTTCATCCTCACTTATGATGAGAACGATGGTTACTTTGATCACGTGCCACCTTTTGTACCGCCAACACCCGGTAAAGCAGATGCGGGTAAAGTATCAGCAGGTATAGACCCTTCGGTAGAGTATGTAACGTTTGCTGCACAGGAAAAAAGAGGCGCAAGAGAAAGCGCGATTGGCCTGGGGTACCGCGTGCCGATGGTAGTAGCTTCTCCCTGGAGCCGCGGAGGATTTGTGAACTCACAGGTGTTTGATCATACTTCTGATCTGCAGTTCCTGGAAACCTTCCTGTCTCATAAACTGAAAAAGAAAATAGCATCTGAAAATATCACCGCCTGGAGGCGTACTGTTTGCGGAGACCTTACTTCCGTATTCAGGCCTTATAACGGAGAGAAGATAGAAAGTCCTGCGGCATTGAACAAAGAAGCCTTCATTGAAAGTGTACACAAAGCGAAGTTCAAAGCACCGCCTGCTAATTATAAGCTCCTTTCACCACAGGAAATAGCCGGCCCGCTGTCTGCCATCATGCCGCAACAGGAGCCGGGTATCAGGCCTTCCTGCGCTATTCCTTACCAGTTATCTGCAGATGCAAAGCTGAGTGCCGATCGTAAAAAAGTGGTGCTGCGTTTGAAAGCGGATAACACCCTCTTTGGCAAAAAGGCGGCAGGTGCGCCGTTTACAGTCTACGGGAAAGGTATTCGCAATTACGCTGTAAAAGCAGGTGATGTTTTAACAGATGAATGGGATGCTGCTGCTTATGCGCTGAATGTATACGGCCCTAATGGTTTTTACAGGGAAATAAAGGGTGATGAAAATGATCCGCGCTTAGATGTAACATTGGACAATGCGGTACTGAACTTTAATAATCATGGTAAGGAAACCTATACCGTAGAGATCAAAGATGTGTCTTATAAAGGTAAATCACGCGAAGTGAAAGTAGCAGCAGGAAAGAAAGCTTCCGTGCCATTGACGCTGGATACCAGCTTTGGTTGGTATGACCTCTTAATAACGGTACAAGGTGCAAAAGGATTTGCGAGAAGATATGCAGGGCATGTGGAAACCGGGAAGCCTGCGTTCAGTGATCCTTTGATGGGAAGAACTGTTTAG
- a CDS encoding sodium/sugar symporter, with translation MNKLQLADYIVFFIYFVAIAGYGYYIYHRKKATSTSAKEFFLAEGSLTWWAIGASLIASNISAEHFIGMSGSGFALGLAISTYEWMAAATLIIVAVFFIPLYLKNKIYTMPQFLSRRYNDKVSTIMAVFWLLVYVFVNLTSIIYLGALAITSITPISFEWCIAGLCIFALVVTLGGMKVIGYTDVVQVLVLIVGGLITTYLALSLLADKFGYDGDIWKGLGVLRKEAPTHFHMIFDKSNAYYKDLPGLSVLIGGMWINNLAYWGCNQYITQRALGADLKTARKGILFAAFLKLLVPVIAVLPGIVMYVLHKNGMFQEEMKNAAGVLKPDQAYPTLMNLLPAGLKGVAFAALTAAIVASLAGKANSISTIFSLDIYKKFFNKSATEKQLVIVGKWAVVIAMLLAALVTPALKSLDQAYQFIQEYVGFISPGVLAIFLMGFFWKRTTAAAALTGTLLTIPISTILKFLPVWTNGAFPDYPFLDRMSITFVLIVAIMIVISLSKPKTAPTGEEIEIDTSMFRVSPGFVVGSVIICGILTALYTVFW, from the coding sequence ATGAATAAACTACAGCTTGCTGACTACATTGTATTCTTCATCTATTTTGTTGCCATAGCCGGTTATGGTTATTATATCTACCATCGTAAGAAAGCAACTTCCACCAGCGCAAAGGAATTTTTCCTGGCGGAAGGTTCGCTTACCTGGTGGGCGATCGGCGCATCGCTGATTGCATCTAATATCTCTGCGGAACATTTCATCGGTATGTCCGGTTCCGGTTTTGCATTGGGCCTGGCTATCTCTACATATGAATGGATGGCCGCCGCCACTTTGATCATCGTAGCCGTGTTCTTCATTCCGCTTTACCTGAAGAACAAGATCTACACCATGCCGCAATTCCTCTCAAGGCGGTACAACGATAAGGTAAGTACCATCATGGCCGTGTTCTGGTTACTGGTGTATGTGTTTGTAAACCTTACTTCCATTATCTACCTCGGCGCGCTGGCCATCACTTCTATCACACCCATTAGTTTTGAATGGTGTATTGCAGGCCTGTGCATCTTTGCGCTGGTGGTAACGCTGGGCGGTATGAAAGTGATCGGGTATACAGATGTGGTACAGGTGCTGGTATTGATCGTGGGTGGATTGATCACTACTTACCTCGCATTATCCCTGCTGGCAGACAAGTTTGGGTACGATGGTGATATCTGGAAAGGACTGGGGGTGCTCCGCAAAGAGGCGCCTACTCATTTTCATATGATCTTTGATAAGTCGAACGCTTATTATAAAGACCTTCCCGGTTTATCTGTATTGATAGGAGGGATGTGGATCAATAACCTGGCCTATTGGGGATGTAATCAGTACATCACACAACGCGCGCTGGGAGCTGATCTTAAAACCGCCAGGAAAGGAATATTGTTTGCAGCCTTCCTGAAATTACTGGTGCCGGTGATCGCCGTATTACCGGGCATCGTGATGTATGTGTTGCATAAGAACGGCATGTTCCAGGAAGAAATGAAAAATGCAGCCGGTGTGTTAAAACCGGACCAGGCATATCCTACTCTGATGAACTTATTGCCGGCCGGCCTCAAAGGTGTGGCATTCGCAGCCCTCACAGCAGCTATCGTAGCTTCGCTGGCAGGTAAGGCCAATAGTATCTCCACTATCTTTTCACTGGATATCTATAAGAAGTTCTTCAATAAGAGCGCTACAGAAAAACAATTGGTGATCGTAGGAAAATGGGCAGTGGTCATTGCCATGTTACTCGCAGCCCTGGTAACACCTGCCCTGAAATCGCTGGACCAGGCATACCAGTTCATCCAGGAATATGTAGGCTTTATCTCCCCGGGTGTGCTGGCCATCTTCCTGATGGGCTTCTTCTGGAAACGCACTACGGCAGCAGCAGCACTCACGGGTACATTGCTCACCATTCCTATTTCTACCATATTGAAGTTCTTACCGGTATGGACGAATGGCGCCTTCCCTGATTATCCTTTCCTGGACAGGATGTCGATCACTTTCGTGCTCATTGTAGCCATCATGATCGTGATCAGTTTGTCTAAACCTAAAACAGCACCAACAGGTGAGGAAATTGAGATCGATACTTCCATGTTCCGGGTATCACCGGGTTTTGTAGTGGGTTCCGTGATCATCTGCGGTATCCTCACTGCGCTGTATACCGTGTTCTGGTAA
- a CDS encoding S9 family peptidase, with amino-acid sequence MMRTTLFALSLLATTIAYGQDNVTYQRPPAVIEELLLAKPLPAVSVDKKGEWMILIDRNSYPTVEELAQPELRIAGLRLNPRNFGPSRVVYNAGYQLKNIKTKELFPITGLPQEFRGFQVTWSPDGKLAAFTNTLNDRIDLYVIDIATKAARKVNQAALNTALGQSFTWVDNNRLLYKTVPAGTGALPVAPAAPKGPVVQESKGKSAASRTYQDLIKSPYDEQLFAYMTNAQLVINDLQSEKPIGKPGIYQGYSVSPDKQYLLVRQVEKPFSYLVTAFGFPHTITITDLQGNTVKTLAKNPSTEGAPIGFDDVENTPRNFSWKADEPHTIIYVKALDEGLGRKKAEFRDAVLAVDAVTEAAPKELFRTKRRFDNVVWGTKQLALVYESLFADRRERISIYNSETGKLDSLFEKSSNDAYSEIGSPVTIRNQYDRPVLFVQKNGELLLRSQGSSPEGDLPFVQSYNLKTGKGNILWRCQAPFYETVVDVLDAEKLIMLTSRESQTEAPNYYIRDLKKRSLIGTPITDFTNPYKAMEGVSKQKISYKRADGVDLTGDLYLPKGYDAKKDGPLPVLIWAYPREYKSAADAAQVRGSRYTFTRVGYGGPIPWVTQGYAILDNAEMPIVGEGNKEPNDNFIPQLYLNAHAAIQALAKMGVGDSNRVAVGGHSYGAFMTANLLAHTKLFKAGIARSGAYNRTLTPFGFQAEERTYWQAPEVYFNMSPFSFADKIKTPLLLIHGEMDNNPGTFPIQSERLYNAVKGHGGTVRFVQLPFESHGYAAKENLLHLLWEQTQWLNTYVKDAK; translated from the coding sequence ATGATGAGAACAACACTATTTGCACTAAGCCTGCTGGCCACTACTATTGCCTATGGCCAGGATAATGTTACCTACCAGCGCCCTCCGGCTGTAATAGAGGAGCTGTTGCTGGCAAAACCTTTACCTGCTGTGAGTGTGGACAAGAAAGGAGAGTGGATGATACTCATAGACCGTAATTCCTATCCTACCGTGGAAGAGCTCGCACAGCCTGAATTGCGTATTGCAGGGCTGCGCCTCAATCCCCGCAACTTTGGCCCCAGCCGCGTGGTATACAATGCAGGCTATCAGTTGAAGAACATCAAAACCAAAGAGCTGTTCCCTATTACAGGCCTGCCACAGGAGTTCCGCGGTTTCCAGGTCACCTGGAGCCCGGATGGTAAGCTCGCCGCATTTACGAACACGCTTAACGACCGCATAGACCTTTATGTAATAGATATCGCCACCAAAGCAGCCCGGAAAGTAAACCAGGCAGCTTTGAACACGGCCCTTGGCCAATCATTCACCTGGGTAGATAACAACCGCCTGTTGTATAAAACAGTGCCTGCCGGAACAGGGGCTTTACCTGTTGCGCCTGCTGCTCCCAAAGGGCCTGTTGTACAGGAGAGCAAAGGCAAAAGCGCTGCTTCCCGTACTTACCAGGACCTGATCAAAAGTCCGTATGACGAACAATTGTTCGCTTATATGACCAATGCGCAACTGGTGATCAACGATCTGCAATCAGAAAAACCAATAGGCAAACCCGGTATTTATCAGGGCTATTCCGTATCGCCGGATAAACAATACCTGCTGGTACGCCAGGTGGAGAAACCCTTCTCTTACCTCGTTACCGCCTTCGGTTTTCCGCATACCATTACCATAACAGACCTGCAGGGGAATACGGTAAAGACCCTCGCTAAGAACCCTTCCACAGAAGGCGCGCCCATTGGTTTCGATGATGTGGAGAACACGCCGCGTAATTTTTCCTGGAAAGCAGACGAGCCGCATACTATTATTTATGTAAAAGCATTAGATGAAGGGCTGGGCCGTAAGAAAGCGGAGTTCCGCGACGCAGTGCTGGCTGTGGATGCTGTTACAGAAGCAGCACCAAAAGAACTCTTCCGTACCAAACGCCGCTTCGATAACGTAGTATGGGGAACAAAACAACTGGCACTGGTATATGAATCTTTATTTGCTGACCGGAGAGAACGCATCAGTATCTATAACTCCGAAACCGGCAAACTGGATTCCCTTTTTGAAAAAAGCAGTAATGATGCTTACAGTGAAATAGGTTCACCTGTAACCATCCGTAATCAATACGACAGGCCGGTACTCTTTGTGCAAAAGAACGGAGAGCTGCTGCTGCGTTCACAGGGTTCTTCCCCTGAAGGAGACCTGCCCTTTGTGCAAAGCTATAACCTCAAAACTGGTAAAGGCAATATCCTCTGGCGTTGCCAGGCACCCTTCTATGAAACAGTAGTGGATGTACTGGACGCAGAAAAGCTGATCATGCTTACTTCCCGGGAAAGCCAGACGGAGGCTCCCAACTATTATATCCGTGACCTGAAGAAACGTTCGCTGATCGGTACGCCCATCACTGATTTCACCAATCCGTATAAAGCCATGGAAGGAGTATCCAAACAAAAGATCTCCTACAAAAGAGCAGATGGTGTAGACCTTACCGGCGATCTTTATCTGCCCAAAGGATACGATGCAAAGAAAGATGGTCCCTTACCGGTACTGATCTGGGCTTATCCCCGTGAGTATAAGTCTGCCGCAGATGCCGCACAGGTAAGAGGTTCCAGGTATACGTTCACCCGTGTGGGTTATGGTGGCCCTATTCCCTGGGTTACACAGGGATATGCCATTCTGGACAATGCGGAAATGCCCATTGTGGGAGAAGGAAATAAAGAACCGAATGATAATTTCATTCCCCAGCTTTATCTCAACGCACATGCAGCTATCCAGGCCCTTGCTAAGATGGGGGTGGGAGATAGTAACAGGGTAGCGGTAGGTGGCCATAGTTATGGCGCTTTCATGACGGCTAACCTGCTCGCCCACACGAAACTGTTCAAGGCTGGTATTGCCCGGAGCGGTGCATATAACCGTACCTTAACACCATTCGGTTTCCAGGCAGAGGAACGTACTTACTGGCAGGCGCCTGAGGTCTATTTTAATATGAGCCCTTTCAGTTTTGCAGATAAGATCAAAACGCCCTTATTGTTAATACATGGTGAAATGGATAACAACCCCGGTACATTCCCGATCCAGAGTGAACGGTTATATAATGCTGTAAAAGGGCATGGTGGCACGGTTCGTTTTGTGCAGCTGCCTTTTGAAAGCCATGGTTATGCCGCAAAGGAAAACCTCCTGCACCTGCTCTGGGAGCAAACGCAATGGTTGAATACTTATGTGAAGGACGCTAAATAG